One segment of Drosophila ananassae strain 14024-0371.13 chromosome 3R, ASM1763931v2, whole genome shotgun sequence DNA contains the following:
- the LOC6498110 gene encoding protein CEBPZOS yields MLPKTPKPAIWRFIKGSAKTLFVLEAVCFAASYGVYYRMNTNREFRQHINENYPFLLDYYYKIGEIVGDSKARQTDANYWSALKKSD; encoded by the exons atgcTGCCCAAAACCCCCAAGCCCGCCATCTGGAGATTCATCAAGGGTAGTGCCAAAACTCTGTTTGTCCTGGAGGCGGTTTGTTTTGCCGCCAGCTACGGAGTCTATTACCGCATGAACACAAACCGAG AGTTCCGGCAGCACATAAACGAAAACTATCCGTTCCTCCTGGACTACTACTACAAAATCGGAGAAATTGTCGGCGACAGCAAGGCCAGGCAAACTGATGCGAATTATTGGAGCGCCCTGAAAAAGAGCGACTAA
- the LOC6497430 gene encoding GATOR complex protein MIOS, whose amino-acid sequence MSGNIHGLSWFPHFPDKFVSWGQEIHLYEVRNKEDQNQKSRLPYISVNYLANETRYQYARCVAASYHSDQPIIAVGLADGKVGVCNFRDTYDSSWEYTPRQQRMCTCLAWNELDANILAIGHDRHRNDTCITIWDIETGVPKETANFFGVGESANSLCWDRNYRTVIAGMSQKMIKLFDLRQSNATCQSIQTKTVQGLSVSPNGNYLCSYVDSVITLWDPRTIKSPLRQIQSSKNHLQIAWCPTRTSLLSSLQRDSPYITLYDIRSVDNENSGEIYHVKRQISPFPAKFEHSGKFSYVNSLSWHSRDFERALLVADAVNILDFHLPATLHTAHSNRRKLPLLMQRPLFTPASPTSTNAATPTQQLPTSSCSTNSGSSLDFSSPGGSALNVDFLEPELFELDLVDETRQRALEDYGIRPDNKKFADLHLSPYLRNVWSTLKNVYNEERLVGLKATLGINLGHTSEALMASSRIESQVLQWPEGINNSNKLICYRSEQRDMALQLCGWAVEHELERFIEQLYANKEYSRAAMIYVFHLKIFHACNILSTAADNMRDPSMYRITVIALSSFNADRCSSTWRNQRSSANMQIQDPHLRAIFSFLTMEKENFDAVLKEEGVALADRVAFACKYLSETKLADYVKQQIQASIENGDLNGLLLTGESLDGISILQSYMDASFDVQTVALVAINYFRQEHFSDKRIQYWIASYLDHLNSWGLWEKRAELDIKIEGIRASSRSSRTVFLSCNFCGKSVSNALLDEPRPRSTTTSTNRLSSCPSCRKPLPRCSLCLMHMGTMVNMSNGEAPNNTPEVSGWQTKPFSKWFSWCQTCRHGGHTEHIMQWFKQNSECPVSACNCRCFDMDGTKPNTLRDIS is encoded by the exons ATGAGTGGAAATATACACGGCCTTAGCTGGTTTCCGCATTTTCCGGACAAATTTGTGTCCTGGGGCCAGGAGATACATCTGTACGAAGTGCGCAACAAAGAGGATCAAAACCAAAAGA gTCGCCTGCCTTATATATCTGTAAACTATCTCGCCAATGAAACGCGCTATCAGTATGCACGCTGTGTGGCTGCGTCCTATCACAGTGACCAGCCCATTATAGCCGTGGGTCTGGCAGATGGAAAAGTTGGAGTTTGCAACTTCAGAGACACCTACGACAGCAGCTGGGAATACA CTCCCCGGCAGCAGCGCATGTGCACGTGCCTGGCCTGGAACGAACTGGATGCAAACATTCTGGCCATAGGTCATGATCGCCATCGTAATGACACCTGCATCACCATCTGGGATATCGAGACGGGTGTGCCCAAGGAGACGGCCAACTTTTTCGGGGTCGGAGAATCCGCCAACTCCCTTTGCTGGGATCGTAATTATCGTACTGTGATCGCGGGAATGAGCCAGAAAATGATCAAGTTGTTCGATCTAAGAC AGAGCAACGCCACCTGCCAGAGCATCCAAACGAAAACGGTTCAGGGCTTATCGGTGTCCCCCAATGGCAACTACCTCTGCAGTTATGTGGACTCTGTGATCACCCTGTGGGATCCGCGCACCATCAAGAGCCCACTGCGGCAGATTCAATCATCAAAGAATCACCTTCAGATTGCCTGGTGCCCGACCAGGACCAGTTTGCTGTCCTCCTTGCAAAGGGACTCTCCGTATATTACACTTTACGACATCCGGAGTGTGGATAATGAAAATTCCGGCGAGATATATCACGTGAAAAGACAGATAAGCCCATTTCCGGCCAAGTTCGAGCATAGTGGAAAATTTTCATATGTGAATAGTCTCTCCTGGCACTCGAGAGATTTCGAGAGGGCTTTGCTTGTCGCGGATGCTGTGAATATCCTGGACTTTCACTTGCCCGCCACTTTGCACACGGCTCACAGTAATCGCCGGAAGTTACCCCTTCTGATGCAGAGACCACTTTTTACACCTGCCTCGCCAACGTCCACAAATGCCGCCACACCCACTCAGCAGCTGCCGACGAGCAGCTGCAGCACAAACAGCGGAAGCTCTCTGGACTTTAGCAGTCCTGGTGGTTCAGCCCTAAATGTCGATTTTCTAGAACCGGAACTCTTTGAACTCGACTTGGTGGATGAGACACGGCAGCGAGCATTGGAGGATTACGGGATTCGACCGGACAATAAAAAATTCGCCGACCTACACTTAAGTCCATATTTGCGGAATGTGTGGTCCACCCTAAAGAATGTCTATAACGAGGAACGCCTGGTCGGTTTGAAAGCCACCTTGGGCATCAACCTGGGGCACACATCCGAGGCTCTGATGGCCAGTTCCCGCATTGAATCTCAGGTTCTCCAGTGGCCGGAGGGCATCAATAACTCCAACAAGCTAATATGCTACAGAAGCGAACAGAGGGACATGGCTCTGCAGCTCTGCGGTTGGGCCGTCGAGCACGAGCTGGAGCGTTTTATTGAACAGCTGTACGCTAACAAGGAGTACAGCCGAGCGGCTATGATTTATGTGTTCCACCTTAAGATCTTCCATGCCTGCAACATCCTCTCCACGGCAGCGGATAATATGCGAGATCCGAGCATGTACAGGATCACGGTGATTGCCTTGTCCAGCTTCAATGCGGATCGCTGCAGCTCCACTTGGCGGAATCAGCGTTCCAGTGCCAATATGCAGATACAGGATCCGCATCTCAGGGCGATATTCTCGTTTCTCACCATGGAAAAGGAAAATTTTGATGCGGTGCTCAAAGAGGAGGGCGTTGCACTGGCGGATCGGGTAGCCTTTGCCTGTAAATATTTGTCGGAAACCAAGCTGGCGGACTATGTGAAGCAACAGATTCAGGCGTCCATTGAAAACGGTGATCTAAATGGCCTGCTCCTGACTGGAGAATCTCTGGACGGGATTAGCATTCTTCAGTCCTACATGGACGCCAGTTTTGATGTCCAG ACTGTAGCCCTGGTGGCCATCAACTACTTCCGTCAAGAGCACTTTTCGGACAAACGTATCCAGTACTGGATCGCCAGCTACCTGGACCACTTAAACAGCTGGGGTCTGTGGGAGAAGCGTGCCGAACTGGACATCAAGATTGAAGGAATTCGTGCCTCGTCCCGCAGCTCCCGCACCGTTTTCCTTTCCTGCAACTTCTGCGGAAAGTCCGTCTCAAATGCCTTATTGGATGAGCCGCGTCCACGTAGCACCACCACTAGCACCAATCGTCTCTCCTCCTGCCCCAGCTGCCGGAAGCCGTTGCCCCGCTGCTCCCTCTGCCTGATGCACATGGGCACCATGGTGAACATGAGCAATGGTGAAGCTCCGAACAACACACCAGAGGTGTCCGGCTGGCAGACGAAACCCTTTTCCAAGTGGTTCTCCTGGTGCCAGACCTGCCGACATGGCGGCCACACCGAGCATATCATGCAATGGTTCAA GCAAAATTCAGAGTGTCCTGTGTCGGCATGCAACTGCCGGTGCTTCGACATGGACGGCACCAAGCCGAATACTTTAAGAGACATTTCCTAG
- the LOC6498112 gene encoding ubiquitin carboxyl-terminal hydrolase — MSTWTPLESNPEVLSKYIHKLGVSPSWSVTDVIGLEEETLAWIPRPVKAFILLFPISETYEKHRAEEHERVKLADEQHPGDLFYMRQFTHNACGTVALIHSLANNKDVAIESGVLKNFLEKTASLSPEERGQALEQDKDFTADHQALAQEGQTNAADHEHVIHHFISLVNKEGTLYELDGRKSFPIKHGPTSDETFVKDAANVCKEFMARDPSEVRFTVLALTAAQD, encoded by the exons ATGTCGACCTGGACACCATTGGAATCCAACCCCGAG GTGCTGTCTAAGTACATACATAAATTGGGCGTGTCGCCATCCTGGTCGGTGACTGACGTCATCGGATTGGAGGAGGAGACTCTGGCTTGGATTCCTCGTCCCGTGAAGGCTTTTATTCTACTCTTTCCAATCAGCGAAACC TACGAGAAACACCGTGCCGAAGAGCACGAGCGCGTTAAGCTGGCAGATGAGCAGCACCCCGGCGATCTTTTCTACATGCGCCAGTTCACCCACAATGCCTGCGGCACAGTGGCCCTCATCCACAGCCTGGCCAACAACAAAGA TGTCGCTATTGAAAGTGGAGTCTTGAAGAACTTCCTGGAGAAGACTGCCAGCCTGTCGCCGGAGGAGCGTGGACAGGCTTTGGAGCAGGATAAGGACTTCACGGCCGATCATCAGGCCCTGGCTCAGGAGGGACAAACTAATGCTGCCGACCATGAGCACGTCATCCATCACTTTATCTCATTGGTTAACAAGGAGGGAACTCTATACGAGCTCGATGGTCGCAAATCCTTCCCGATTAAGCATGGCCCGACTTCGGACGAGACTTTCGTTAAGGATGCAGCCAATGTGTGCAAGGAGTTCATGGCTCGCGATCCTTCCGAGGTGCGGTTCACTGTTTTGGCTTTGACTGCTGCCCAGGATTAG
- the LOC6502453 gene encoding uncharacterized protein LOC6502453, whose amino-acid sequence MSGNPYFKSVLWLLGFGGMGYGLMLLTEPNAEKIDRIKASASGSTKLSADDQKKALFMKKLQEAATTSTPLYRPQPQGNKTDS is encoded by the coding sequence ATGTCTGGAAATCCCTATTTTAAGTCTGTCCTGTGGCTATTGGGTTTCGGCGGCATGGGTTATGGCCTAATGCTGCTCACCGAACCTAATGCCGAGAAAATAGACCGCATCAAAGCCTCAGCATCTGGGTCAACCAAACTTTCTGCAGATGACCAGAAGAAGGCTTTGTTCATGAAGAAACTACAGGAAGCAGCCACCACCAGTACCCCATTGTATAGACCACAGCCGCAGGGCAACAAAACAGATAGTTAG
- the LOC6497432 gene encoding tudor and KH domain-containing protein homolog yields the protein MLRNTPLGATPTYKLLLGFGLCSLGGAMLYAYFKNRPDEEDQEDSNNSQQAKARNGGQEPTTQKEVCLKIVVSNEHVPLIMGRGGSNIKLIEEKTSAKIRLRDKDSSQKFCDITGLPDAVKAARVLLIKEIERAPLVKVELQVPQRLANKLNTRGGELVQDIRSNSLAKLSIDPNGRNGKAKITIVGNQKQVNIARKLLDDQIEEDEELRRSVEEVEQRREPRRSPTNSIASSSIYSSQTSLSSHTQPRDKLMASKGDGKPMEVYVSAVASPTKFWVQLVGPQSKKLDNMVQEMTSYYSSPENRAKHTLTSPYIGQIVAAVFKFDEKWYRAEIVDIMPNQYNPQEQVIDLYFVDYGDSEYISPADICELRTDFLTLRFQAVECFLANVKSTIQTEPITWQKSSIVRFEELTEVAHWRKLIARVVTYKERPKSTTSVNSAAKEGTPLPGVELFDPSEGAEVNIGDLMITQGFALPLDESYPVRSRSSTPSARSDSTIEELCVSSPVTPNTSQSPMSMSIDAESISLAEDAHLAQQIQHLQHKLNGNTIGTINPAKLTVADLENGNNNHANSTTNGGVTH from the exons ATGTTGCGTAACACGCCTCTTGGTGCCACACCCACCTACAAACTACTACTGGGATTTGGACTCTGCTCCCTCGGAGGAGCCATGCTATATGCATATTTCAAGAATCGCCCCGACGAAGAGGACCAGGAGGACTCCAACAATAGCCAGCAAGCGAAGGCAAGGAACGGGGGCCAGGAGCCAACTACCCAGAAGGAGGTCTGCCTCAAAATAGTTGTGAGCAACGAACATGTGCCCCTGATAATGGGTCGTGGCGGATCGAATATCAAACTGATTGAGGAAAAGACCTCGGCCAAGATAAGATTACG AGACAAGGACAGTAGCCAGAAGTTCTGCGACATTACGGGCCTTCCCGACGCCGTTAAAGCTGCCCGGGTTCTCCTGATCAAGGAGATTGAACGGGCGCCGCTGGTTAAAGTGGAACTCCAAGTGCCCCAGAGGCTGGCCAACAAACTGAACACCCGTGGCGGAGAGCTGGTTCAGGACATTCGCTCCAATTCCCTAGCCAAACTGAGCATTGACCCTAATGGTCGAAACGGCAAGGCCAAGATCACTATCGTCGGCAACCAGAAGCAGGTTAATATTGCCCGCAAACTACTGGACGATCAGATTGAAGAGGATGAGGAACTGCGTCGATCTGTGGAGGAAGTGGAGCAGCGTCGCGAGCCTCGACGATCGCCCACTAACAGCATTGCATCCTCCAGCATCTATTCGTCCCAGACGTCGCTCAGCTCCCACACGCAGCCGCGGGATAAGCTGATGGCGTCCAAGGGCGATGGCAAGCCCATGGAGGTTTACGTTTCCGCTGTGGCCTCTCCAACCAAGTTCTGGGTGCAATTGGTCGGACCGCAGTCCAAAAAGTTGGACAATATGGTCCAGGAGATGACAAGCTATTACAGCAGCCCGGAGAACCGAGCCAAGCACACCCTAACCTCTCCCTACATTGGCCAGATTGTGGCCGCCGTTTTCAAGTTCGATGAGAAATGGTATCGCGCTGAGATCGTGGACATTATGCCCAATCAGTACAATCCCCAGGAGCAGGTTATTGATCTGTACTTTGTGGATTATGGGGATAGTGAGTATATCTCACCGGCAGATATCTGTGAACTCCGCACCGATTTCCTAACACTGAG GTTTCAAGCTGTGGAATGCTTTTTGGCCAACGTCAAGTCCACCATCCAAACCGAGCCTATTACCTGGCAGAAGTCATCCATTGTTAGGTTTGAGGAACTGACTGAAG TGGCCCATTGGAGGAAGTTGATTGCCCGAGTGGTGACCTACAAGGAGCGCCCTAAAAGTACTACGTCTGTGAACTCTGCCGCCAAGGAGGGAACACCGCTGCCCGGTGTGGAACTTTTTGATCCGTCTGAGGGAGCAGAAGTAAATATTGGCGACTTGATGATCACGCAGGGCTTTGCCTTACCCCTCGACGAGTCGTACCCAGTGCGATCTCGCAGCTCTACGCCCTCCGCTCGCAGTGACTCCACCATCGAGGAGCTATGCGTTAGCAGTCCCGTGACTCCAAACACCTCTCAGTCAcccatgtccatgtccatTGACGCGGAAAGCATTTCGCTGGCGGAGGACGCTCATCTCGCCCAGCAAATACAGCACCTGCAACATAAGCTAAATGGTAACACAATCGGAACGATTAACCCTGCCAAACTGACAGTGGCAGATCTCGAAAACGGGAATAACAATCATGCTAATAGCACTACTAATGGGGGCGTTACGCATTAG
- the LOC6497429 gene encoding uncharacterized protein LOC6497429, with the protein MTKANKTPQKSCEPNSNSPLTPVRYLDSPRHQSPTSHDANLATCRTRLESLVKQIQDNYAKWKLAQQRGTSICYTIEAKKTKSLENEKSTSYPDDLILPCNKLAIIASIFVDIANNTREILRQLRALCKMPGAAADTTFYKSWKLPQFVAFTNELSERYAQEAVIKKRVAENIAHSTDRSELISHTTFWEFPEHVDSYVQLGFLILAEEVSLK; encoded by the exons ATGACCAAAGCAAATAAAACTCCTCAAAAATCCTGCGAGCCAAATTCGAATTCCCCATTGACTCCAGTGCGGT ATCTGGACAGCCCAAGACACCAATCGCCCACAAGTCATGATGCAAATTTGGCCACCTGCAGAACGCGGCTGGAGTCCTTGGTAAAACAGATCCAGGATAACTATGCCAAATGGAAACTAGCCCAGCAACGTGGAACATCAATTTGCTATACAATCGAAGCCAAGAAAACAAAGAGCCTGGAGAACGAAAAGAGTACATCGTATCCAGACGATCTTATTTTGCCTTGCAATAAGTTGGCTATTATAGCCTCGATATTTGTGGATATAGCCAACAATACGAGAGAGATTTTAAGGCAATTAAGAGCTCTTTGCAAAATGCCAGGAGCTGCTGCCGATACGACATTTTATAAGTCTTGGAAACTTCCTCAATTTGTGGCATTTACGAATGAGTTATCAGAAAGATACGCACAAGAGGCAGTAATTAAGAAAAGAGTGGCGG AAAATATAGCCCATTCAACGGATAGAAGTGAACTCATTAGCCACACAACTTTTTGGGAGTTCCCTGAACACGTAGATTCTTATGTGCAACTTGGTTTTCTTATACTGGCTGAAGAAGTcagtttaaaataa
- the LOC6498114 gene encoding sodium-coupled monocarboxylate transporter 2 has protein sequence MDSYRFGTVDYIVFLGMIILSTATGIYYGYIKKSTKKPEEPVPSISPGQKGKHDFGSDKLNEYLMGSGSLKVFPVSMSLIASSISGVSILGIPPEVYNYGTQYWIIVVPILLEYFAIAYIYLPVFWNLQVGSANEYLELRFHSSIRSIVSIFFILGVLLYLPFLVYLPALSLNQVSGINIYIIEAVIVAVCVFYTIVGGLKAVVHTDVWQTVIMFFSVIVVTILGTIYATGLDSLFDDLDARDRLEIFNIDPSLYVRHTVWGLVVAELFGWLSVNAVNPTMVHRYMTLPSLKKARAALAIYTVGSAGFIFVCTYLGVLLFDKYKDCDPLSAGLITNDDQMLPLFVVQSVGHIYGMPGLFIAGIFGAGLSSLSVYYNSTSLVILEDIVRGCFKMRPSERMSNIIVKSSIIVMGLLSIGLALVLEQLSGILSTFTAIVSITASGAFGIFTLGMVVPWANTLGTAIGALVGVLFSGWICLGSQFAAASGQLNSQKRPISVDGCVGNVTLLETNWVNEEDVLPLYRISYHWVVVIGVITVLVVGTLVSFVTKPTNIRTIDPNLLAPVIHRFLPKKNRNLDEENKIEL, from the exons ATGGATAGCTACAGATTCGGTACCGTAGACTACATCGTGTTTCTGGGCatgattattttgtccacGGCCACAGGAATCTATTACGGATACATCAA GAAAAGCACTAAAAAACCAGAAGAACCTGTACCATCAATCAGTCCAGGACAGAAAGGAAAACATGACTTCGGATCGGATAAGCTTAACGAATACCTAATGGGATCGGGAAGTCTTAAAGTTTTTCCAGTTTCCATGAGTCTAATAGCCAG TTCCATATCGGGTGTCTCAATTTTGGGCATCCCGCCTGAGGTCTATAACTATGGAACCCAATATTGGATTATTGTCGTGCCAATTTTATTGGAATATTTTGCAATTGcttatatttatttgccaGTATTTTGGAATCTTCAAGTTGGCTCTGCAAATGAG TACTTGGAACTGCGCTTTCACTCAAGTATTCGAAGTATagtttcgattttttttattctgggTGTG TTGCTTTACTTGCCCTTTTTGGTATATTTACCTGCCCTATCTTTAAACCAAG TTTCtggcataaatatttatataatagaagCAGTCATTGTGgctgtttgtgttttttatacCATTGTG gGAGGCTTAAAAGCTGTGGTTCATACGGATGTCTGGCAAACAGTGATCATGTTCTTTTCAGTTATAGTAGTTACTATTCTGGGAACTATTTATGCCACTGGCCTGGACTCCCTTTTTGATGACTTGGATGCGAGGGATCGCCTTGAAATATTCAACATAGATCCCTCACTTTATGTTCGACACACTGTATGGGGCTTGGTCGTCGCGGAATTATTTGGCTGGCTTTCTGTAAATGCTGTGAACCCCACCATGGTACATCGGTATATGACCCTTCCTTCCCTAAAGAAGGCCAGGGCTGCGTTGGCGATATATACTGTGGGAAGTGCCGGGTTCATCTTCGTCTGCACCTATTTGGGAGTGCTCCTGTTCGACAAGTACAAGGACTGTGATCCCTTGAGTGCAGGTCTGATTAcg AATGACGATCAAATGTTGCCCCTGTTTGTGGTGCAGAGTGTGGGCCACATTTACGGAATGCCGGGTCTGTTCATCGCCGGAATCTTCGGAGCTGGCTTGAGTTCTCTCTCCGTTTATTACAACTCCACCTCGTTGGTGATCCTGGAGGACATCGTCAGAGGTTGCTTCAAGATGCGTCCCAGCGAGAGGATGTCCAACATCATTGTCAAGTCCAGCATTATTGTCATGGGACTTCTCTCCATTGGCCTGGCATTGGTTTTGGAGCAACTTAGTGGTATTCTGAGTACCTTCACTGCCATTGTGTCTATAACGGCTAGTGGTGCCTTTGGAATATTCACTCTGGGAATGGTAGTTCCCTGGGCAAACACCCTGGGCACGGCAATTGGTGCTCTAGTCGGAGTCCTCTTTTCCGGTTGGATATGCCTCGGATCGCAATTTGCAGCGGCATCAGGACAATTGAATTCCCAGAAACGTCCCATATCCGTGGATGGATGTGTTGGAAATGTAACCCTACTGGAAACTAATTGGGTGAACGAGGAGGACGTGTTGCCACTTTACCGAATATCCTACCACTGGGTAGTTGTAATTGGAGTTATCACTGTTTTAGTTGTGGGTACTTTAGTATCTTTTGTGACTAAACCCACAAACATAAGGACTATTGATCCAAATCTGTTAGCCCCAGTGATACACAG ATTCCTACCAAAAAAGAACAGAAACCTTgatgaagaaaataaaatagaattaTAG
- the LOC6498113 gene encoding 2-phosphoxylose phosphatase 1: MRLLKELMRLATQHRALYCYVLLSIWIFLLIAGMYRYMGNVDTIPGSGSVFGPSSSGTVSSLGGESQGSSSTVQRFAKYRERCAPLSQVQRLDDGGILEGWKLQGVLLVIRHGDRGPISHVRSAGINCGVTGGTDNLVNRYRSFLYNSSSSASGSNHMYWNKVGPFHGFPLLPATERGCPLGQLTYKGISQLLHVGDIMHQVYAHPLGLLLKPNPNRASVETTPHTLLNSDEVVVFTTRYRRTFQSALAMLFSLLPADKWLALNVQESHSMAFCFGECSCSQSAQLRKRLEAMGDKQLLKRSDVLGVMQWIGGTLMQHTPNGINNPFEVVDALLTVLCHDAALPCRRKKRVATPRPLKKNPNQELVDVINIDQDETAANLLQEGQNQLEPDSPEVENGENPQMPAEEEPQEGCVEAAHVDTLMSFADELSLRSASHSYYKLSGLLRAYGMIRHIVSYMLKMISGDRTKFVLYSGHDCTMQYLTAALGIITSQGQTIAYASRLAFEVYRSEAHTDYYFRVVYNGKDVTQQIDFCEGGKSLRVTRDSRGNKADLCPIENIIRFLHEDYFSPLNATNFKEACAAGIPPKAGEF, from the exons ATGCGACTGCTCAAGGAACTGATGCGCTTGGCCACCCAACATCGAGCTTTGTATTGTTATGTGTTGCTCAGCATCTGGATATTCCTGCTCATTGCGG GCATGTATCGCTATATGGGCAACGTTGACACTATACCCGGAAGTGGTTCCGTCTTTGGACCAAGCTCATCTGGCACCGTCAGTTCCTTGGGCGGCGAATCCCAAGGCTCCTCCTCAACTGTCCAACGATTCGCGAAGTACCGGGAACGGTGTGCACCGCTGTCACAGGTACAGCGCTTGGATGATGGTGGCATCTTGGAGGGTTGGAAGCTACAGGGCGTGCTCCTGGTCATAAGGCATGGGGATCGTGGACCCATATCGCATGTCCGAAGTGCTGGCATCAATTGCGGAGTGACTGGAGGCACGGATAACCTGGTTAATAG ATACCGAAGCTTTTTGTATAATTCGAGCAGTTCCGCTTCGGGCTCGAATCACATGTATTGGAACAAGGTGGGTCCTTTCCATGGATTCCCACTGCTTCCGGCCACAGAGAGGGGATGTCCTCTGGGACAGCTTACATACAA GGGCATCTCGCAGCTACTCCATGTGGGCGACATAATGCATCAGGTTTATGCCCATCCTTTGGGCCTTCTCCTCAAACCCAATCCCAATCGTGCTTCGGTGGAGACAACACCACACACCCTCCTCAACTCGGACGAAGTGGTGGTGTTCACCACTCGCTATCGTCGCACTTTTCAGTCGGCTCTGGCCATGCTGTTCTCCCTCCTCCCGGCGGATAAATGGTTGGCATTGAATGTCCAGGAATCCCATAGTATGGCCTTCTGTTTCGGAGAATGCAGTTGCTCCCAGTCGGCCCAGCTCCGGAAGCGACTGGAAGCCATGGGGGACAAACAGTTACTGAAGCGATCCGATGTGCTGGGAGTGATGCAGTGGATCGGTGGCACCCTGATGCAGCATACACCGAATGGCATAAATAATCCCTTTGAGGTAGTGGATGCACTGCTGACTGTTTTGTGCCACGATGCTGCACTTCCGTGTCGCAGGAAGAAGCGAGTGGCCACTCCAAGGCCTCTGAAAAAGAATCCCAATCAGGAGCTAGTGGATGTCATCAATATAGATCAGGACGAAACGGCTGCTAATCTATTGCAg GAGGGTCAGAACCAGCTGGAACCCGACTCCCCAGAGGTGGAGAACGGCGAAAATCCCCAAATGCCAGCGGAGGAGGAACCCCAAGAGGGCTGTGTGGAAGCCGCTCACGTCGACACCCTTATGTCCTTTGCTGATGAACTCTCCCTAAGATCGGCTAGCCACTCGTACTACAAGCTATCCGGATTACTTCGGGCCTATGGAATGATACGGCATATCGTTAGCTACATGCTGAAAATGATATCCGGAGACAGGACCAAATTCGTTTTATATTCTGGACACGATTGCACCATGCAATATCTGACAGCTGCCCTGGGAATCATTACCAGCCAGGGTCAGACTATAGCCTATGCCTCGCGATTGGCCTTCGAGGTGTACCGGAGTGAAGCCCATACGGATTACTATTTCCGGGTGGTGTACAATGGCAAGGATGTTACCCAGCAGATTGATTTCTGTGAGGGCGGAAAGAGTCTTCGAGTGACGAGGGATTCTAGGGGTAACAAAGCCGATCTGTGTCCGATAGAGAACATTATTAGATTTCTGCATGAGGATTACTTCAGTCCACTGAATGCCACCAATTTCAAGGAAGCCTGTGCAGCGGGAATTCCCCCAAAAGCTGGAGAATTCTAG
- the LOC6498111 gene encoding uncharacterized protein LOC6498111 has product MTSKDASDLAPANMSSAVQFDLNKDFHTRTHQQELDKSFIGYERRPWVKPNLRRDPRRDREILNALMAQSAETGHVTNCVDKLIDENISCRDLASLSNEDLELFGFKYSKQRQELLEMFAKMPNQDPSYEHLCNEPIASTYNNKIIENAGGHFMSMRASLAATNYKLQVMPPDDVVVGDKSYASSFALDTLKSVKKITDEIAKDLRQIEDNARIHWKKQDAEAESTKKKKFSIATIMYYTALAVGFSCTWFWWWTKFHSAPRLERISIQT; this is encoded by the exons ATGACGTCGAAAGATGCATCCGACTTGGCCCCCGCCAACATGTCATCGGCAGTACAGTTTGATCTCAACAAGGACTTCCATACGCGCACCCACCAACAGGAATTGGATAAGTCTTTCATTGGATACGAGCGTCGTCCGTGGGTGAAGCCGAATCTCCGGAGGGATCCGCGACGTGACCGTGAAATTCTAAACGCACTGATGGCACAATCGGCAGAGACAGGACATGTCACCAACTGTGTGGATAAGTTGATTGATGAGAACATCAGCTGCAGGGACCTGGCGTCGCTTTCCAACGAAGACCTGGAGCTCTTTGGCTTCAAGTATTCGAAACAGCGACAAGAACTCCTCGAGATGTTCGCCAAAATGCCCAACCAAGATCCCAGCTATGAGCACCTTTGTAATGAGCCCATTGCAAGCACCTATAACaacaaaataatagaaaatgcCGGCGGTCATTTTATGTCCATGCGAGCCTCGCTGGCTGCCACGAACTACAAGCTGCAAGTGATGCCGCCAGATGATGTGGTGGTCGGCGACAAGAGTTATGCTAGCAGCTTCGCTTTGGACACACTCAAGAGCGTTAAGAAGATTACGGATGAGATAGCCAAGGACCTGCGCCAAATTGAGGACAATGCCCGGATCCATTGGAAGAAGCAAGATGCTGAAGCTGAATCTACCAAAAAG aaaaagtTCAGCATTGCTACTATAATGTACTATACTGCCCTTGCTGTGGGATTTTCGTGCACCTGGTTCTGGTGGTGGACCAAGTTTCACAGCGCTCCCCGCCTGGAGAGGATCTCAATTCAGACATAA